The following is a genomic window from Micromonospora cathayae.
GGTGCCGTTCGACCTCGGCATGGTCGGCTTCTGGTACAACAAGGACCACTTCGCGAAGGCCGGCATCACCGCCCCGCCCGCCACCTGGGCCCAGCTCCTCGACGCGGTCACCAAGATCAAGGCAACCGGTGTCGTCCCGGTCGCCCTGGCCGGCAAGGACAAGTGGCCGGCCCACTTCTACTGGGCGTACCTGTCCATGCGGATCGGCGGCCTCGGCGCGTTGCAGCAGGCGTCCAAGGACAACAACTTCGACACCCCCGACTTCGTCGCCGCCGGCCAGCGGTTCAAGGAACTCGTCGACCTCCAGCCGTTCCAGAAGGGGTTCCTCGGTGCCGAGTACGGCTCCCCGGACGGGCAGGCGGCCACCATGGGCAACGGCGGCGCGGCCATGGAGCTGATGGGCCAGTGGGCGCCGTCGGTGCAGGCGTCCTCCTCCACCAGCAAGAAGGGCATCGGCGACAAGCTCGGCTTCTTCCCGTTCCCGGCCGTCGACGGCGGCAAGGGCACCGCCACCGAGGTGTTCGGCGGCGGCAACGGCTTCGCCGTCGGCCGGGACGCCCCGGACTCCACCGTCGACTTCCTCAAGACGCTGCTCAGCGTGGACAACCAGCGCCGCTCCGCGAAGACCGGCGCGGTGCTGCCGACGGTCACCGAGGCCACCGACGCCATCGCCGACGCCAACAACAAGGCCGTCGCGCAGACCCTGGCCGCCGCGACCGGCTTCCAGCTCTACC
Proteins encoded in this region:
- a CDS encoding extracellular solute-binding protein; the protein is MTAHLSRRTLLGLVGVGVGSYLLSACSGDSDDPGGPQAINWWHIQNTEPMLPVWADIAKTYQDAHSGVKVEIQPLENEAFKAKLTTATQAGSPPDLFQSWGGGVLKQQVDAGLVKDLTDDVKPWIDTLLPLALEPYTIDGRIYGVPFDLGMVGFWYNKDHFAKAGITAPPATWAQLLDAVTKIKATGVVPVALAGKDKWPAHFYWAYLSMRIGGLGALQQASKDNNFDTPDFVAAGQRFKELVDLQPFQKGFLGAEYGSPDGQAATMGNGGAAMELMGQWAPSVQASSSTSKKGIGDKLGFFPFPAVDGGKGTATEVFGGGNGFAVGRDAPDSTVDFLKTLLSVDNQRRSAKTGAVLPTVTEATDAIADANNKAVAQTLAAATGFQLYLDQAYPPAVGQQVNDSVAALVAGNKTAEQIVKDITAVAKSQ